CGTTTTGGAAACCATCGGTGCCGAGATCACCTTGAGTCCGGTTCATACCTGCGCCTTGAATAAGATCAGGAGGGAAAGCGGTCTAGCCATCAGATTCCCCCGGTTCACGGGCAATTTTAGATTCGATAAGGCTCCTGAAGATGCTACAACGGTACAGGAAATTGTGGAGATGTACCAGAGTAGGTTAAGAAAAGTCTCAGCTTGATTCCAAAAAAGGAACAACTTTTAGCTTGTCAATTTTCTACTACTGGCTCTCCTGTGTCTGGTTTCCATGTGGTTGCTTGAGGGAGTAGGATTCGGTCTTTTAATTCATGGAGTGGGTAAATTTATTCCATTTTTAAGCCTGGTTAGGATTTTTTTAGCCAGCAATTTTGTGGGTTTTGTTACTCCCTTCGGCTCAGGGGGAGTGCCCACGCAGATTTATCTTCTAACAAAGAAGGGACTCTCTGCTGGGGAATCAACGGCTGTAGTATCCACTAGAGCTCTTTTATCCTCCTGGTTTTTTGGTATTATTGGACCGGTAGTCTTTTTCTTGCTGCGCCCTCATTTGTCTCTTAGATCTTCTTGGATTGATTTTTTTGGCCCCACACTTGTAGCTTTATTTTTATTTACACTCCTATTTCTTTATCTTCTGTGGAGACCACAGAAAGGGGGACATCTTGCCTCTGCCTGCTGCAATTGGTCTCCCTTGGTAAGGTGTTTTGGAACCGAGCGTATGAAAAGAATCCAAACCTCCATTGCTCATGAGATTGAGAAGTTACATCAAGGTCTCTCACTTCTCTTTCGCTCCAATTTTTTGATGGTCCTGGCTGTTGCCGGCTGTATAATTTTATGTTGGCTACTTTTGTTTGCGATTGCACCTTTGTTGCTTTTGGGGTTGAGGGTCAAGATCAATGTGGTACAGGTCCTCTTTTACCAATTTGTATTATTTTTCCTCATTCCTCTTTCGCCCACGCCAGGAGGTAGTGGAGCAGCGGAGCTAGGATTTGCCGCCTTACTAGCTTCTCTAGTTCCCAAACATTTATTAGCGGTTTTTGTTTTGTTATGGCGATTTCTAACCTATTATCTAAACTTGGTTGTGGGAGGGGCTATTCTAGTTTTATTTTTAAGGAAGTAAGTAAACTCTTTAGGAAGGGGGAGATGGCGGTGAGGTATCTTCTAATACTTCTGGGCGTTGTGCTGCTCGTTCTTGGTGTGTATGGTATTGCAAGCTTTTGGTGGGACGAATTGTACATCTTAATTAAGGGAGGAGTGGGGCTCCTCCTTCTCATTGCCGGCCTCATTTCACTAATTTCGGGCATTTCTGATCTACGCCAATGAGCAAAGTAAGACTTAAGGGGGAGTCTGGGAGGCAGGAAAGAAGGGGAAATTGTCCAAAGAAGTGGAAAGAGAGAAAGATTTTATCCTCCGGGGAATAACGAAAAATGTTTTCATCCTGGGAATGGTGAGCTTATTCACCGACATCAGTAGCGAGATGATATATCCTCTCATTCCCATCTTCTTGACCGCCGTTTTGGGTGCCCCCATGGCCATCGTTGGGGTAATCGAGGGTATTGCAGAGAGTACCGCCAGCATCTTGAAGGTATTTTCAGGATGGTTCTCCGACAAATTGGGCAAGCGGCGTTCCTTCATCGTCTCCGGTTATAGCTGTTCCGCTGTGGCCAAACCGCTTTTAGCTGCGGCTTTCAGTTGGCCGGTGGTCCTGGTCGCCCGCTTCATCGATCGATTCGGTAAAGGGGTAAGGACTTCAGCCAGGGATGCGATGATCGCCGATGAAACCAATACCCAGAATCGGGGAAAAGCTTTCGGTTTCCATCGAGCGATGGATACGAGTGGAGCGGTTCTCGGTCCTCTCTTGGCTTTGGTCCTTTTGACTCTTCTTGAAGAGAATTATCGTCTTATCTTTTTAATCGCTCTCATTCCGGCGGTTACAGCCGTTGTACTCCTACTTTTATTCGTGAAGGAGAGGGTAAAGATAGCATTGTCCCCTGCTGAAGTGCCGAAGTTCAACTTAGGTCAGTTTGACCGCAGGTTCAAACTCTTTCTCTTAATCATTTTGATCTTCGGATTGGGTAATTCCAGCGATGTTTTCCTGATCATGCGGGCGAAGAATTTGGGATTCTCAACGATGCTGGTTGTGGTCGCCTATGTGCTTTATAACTCCGTCTATGCCCTCCTTTCGACTCCAGCAGGGATCCTCTCCGACAGAATTGGACGAAGAAGGGTCATAATGACTGGTTTCTTCATCTTTGCCGCGGTATACTTCGGTTTCGCCTTCGTGAGGACAAGTATTTACGTTTGGGGACTTTTTGCCATCTACGGATTTTATGTGGCCATGACCGAGGGTGTGAGCAGGGCTTTTGTCTCGGATTTGGTTCCCACTGAAAAAAGGGGTACGGCTTTGGGTATATTCCATACAACCACTGGGCTGGTAACCTTTGCCGCTAGCTTTATCGCCGGTCTCTTGTGGACCTACGTGAGTGTCCCCGCGCCCTTCATTTATGGAGGAATTATGGCCGCCCTTGCTGCTATATTATTCTTTAGACTTTTACCTTAAACTCTGAACCCTAAATGTATTAATCACAGACATTGGTTACACTCTACATGGTTCACCGTTCACGGTTCACAGCTCACAGTAATTATATCAAGATTAAGTTCACATTTTTAGGACGGGGTATCCTGGAGAGTGCATCTTAAGAGAACCGTTAAGCGAGCAAGGCTCGAACAGCAGCGGCAACGGCCCGACCCGAACTTATGGAGGGTGTTCGCCCTTAAGAGAGCAGCGAGTAGGCTCGCAGCAGCTAGCACTCGGAAGGATGCCATCGAACAATATAAGTGTTACCAATGCAAAGCAAGGAAAAGGTCAGATTAACCCTTATAAGCAAATTGGATAAAGGAAATTCCGAGAATTACCAGGAAAATCCCGCTGCCAACCACAATGTATTTAAGTAGAATGTCGCTCAAAAATTTCTTTCCTTTATCGATGGAGTAGCTAACAAAACCGAACCAACCCAAATCCGCGCTGATATGTCCAATCAGAAAAGCCGTGAAGCCAATTATTCCCGCGAACTCTATGCTCTTGTACATGATGGGCATACCTATCGCTGCCCACCATAAAAAGAAGTGGGGATTGGAGACGCTGGTCAGAAATCCCTCAATGGGAAGACCATAAGCGGAGAATTGAGTTTCTCCGACTGGACTCGGTTCTATGTCGAGATGAACACCCCTGGAAACAATCATTAGGTAAAATCCCATCAGCATGAGCATAACTCCACCTATGTAGCCGATGGCGACTCTAACCGATGCCGATTCCAATGCAGCACCTAGACCTAAGAAAAGCAAGATGATTATGATTGTTTCGATCATGAAATGACCCAGTATAATCAAAGGTCCTGCGATATAACCTCGTTTTATGGATTCAGCAATAGTGACCGCAAAAACGGGTCCGGGCACAATAGCCCCTGATAATGCCGCCAGGAATGAGGCAACTATCAATCCCAGAAGTCCCAATACCATCTCTTGGATCGACCCCCGGTATAGCTTTTTATCATAGCTATGGTAGTATGACAAATATATAATAAAGGTAAATCTGTTTAAAGTGAGGGGCAAATATGAGAAGGATCAAATGGATTCTGATTTTAATCATTTTATTGATCCTGCTCAGCTTGGGGAGGATAGCTGGACTTTACACCGACTGGTTATGGTTTAAAGAACTTGGATACGCTTCAGTCTTTTTGAAAATTCTTTCAACCCAAATTCTCCTCGCGTTATTCTCGGGGGCTCTCTTCTTCGCCATCCTTTTCATAAACGCCCTCCTCACCAGGTATCTTTCTCCGAAATATGTAACCATCGAACAGGAATTAATCGAGATCTATAGAGGGGTGTACAGGAGATACTTCAATTTAATCTTACTAGTCATTGCATTATTTTTTAGCGCCATCGCCGCGAGTAGTACTGCAGACCATTGGGATATGGTTTTACGCTATCTCCATCAAGTCCCTTTCAAAATTACCGATCCCATATTCCATCGCGGTGTAGGTTTTTATGTTTTCAACCTGCCCCTTTACCGCTATCTATGGGGATGGTTACTGTGTGCCCTCGTGGCTGCCGTGCTCATTTCGATCTTCGTGTATTGGTTTGAAGGAGCCATTCTCTTAAGGAGAAGGGAGACTCGCCTCTCAAGACTGGTGAGGATCGTGCCCCAGGCTAAAGCGCATCTTTCGGTACTGTGCGGATTAATTTTGGTCGTCATCGCTTGGGGCTACAGGCTGAATATATACGAACTTTTATATTCCCCGCGAGGGGTGGCTTTTGGAGCGAGCTATACCGATATCCACGCTCAGCTTCCAGCCTTGAGACTAATGATCATCATGTCCCTATTCTGCGCTGCTCTTTTCATAATCAATATCTATTACCGTGGTTGGAGGCTCCCCGCCACGGGCATAAGCTTACTCATACTAGCTTCAATCGTAGCCGGTACCATCTATCCTGCCATCATCCAGCAGTATCGGGTTCTGCCCAATGAAATTGCCAGAGAAAAGCCATATATCGTGTTGAACATCAAATATACACGAAAAGCCTACGATTTAAACAAAATAAAGGAGCGGGAATTTCCAGCCACGGAGACTTTGACTTTGGATGATATCCGAAAGAATGAGGCCACGATAAAAAATGTAAGGCTCTGGGATTGGCGCCCCTTAAGGAAAACCTATGGTCAGATACAGGAAATAAGATTGTATTATAATTTCCGAGACGTCGACATCGACCGCTATCACTTGGATGGTGAGTATCGACAAGTTACCCTATCTGCAAGGGAATTGGCACAGGATCAACTTCCCGCGGCTGCAAAAACTTGGATTAACCGGCATTTGGTCTATACCCATGGACATGGTCTGGTCATGAATCCCGTGAATACGGTTACTCCAGAGGGCTTGCCAGAGTTACTCATCAAGGATATCCCACCGAAGTCAAAGGTCAATCTGAAAATCAATCGCCCAGCGATATATTACGGAGAAATAGCCAATGAGTATGTCATAGTGAAAACCAAGGAAAGGGAGTTTGATTATCCCAAGGGCGACAAAAATAAGTGGACCACTTATAGGGGGCGGGGCGGAGTTCCAGTCAGATCGCTCCTCAGAAAGCTCGCCTTCGCTTTGAGATTTGAGAGCGTGAAGATTCTTCTTTCCGATGCAATCACGCCCAGAAGTAGATTCATGTATTATCGCCAAATTACTCAACGTGTAAGGAAAATAGCTCCATTTTTGACTTACGATCCTGATCCATACCTCGTCGTCTCCGAGGATGGCAAGCTCTACTGGATCCTAGATGCCTATACCATTACCGATATGTATCCCTATTCTGAACCCTTTAAGGGTAGAAACCTTGGCAAGGGTAACTACATCCGAAATTCTGTGAAGGTGGTCATTGATGCCTATAATGGAGATACCGTTTTCTATCTCATTGACAAAGAGGATCCACTCATAAATACCTACGCCAAAATTTTTCCCGGTTTATTCATGCCTTTTGAGGCAATGCCCTTTGATTTGAAGAAGCACATTAGATACCCTGAAAAGTTATTCAGAATCCAGGCTCAAATGTACTGCACCTACCATATGCAAGATCCTCAAGTCTTCTACAATAAGGAAGATTTGTGGACTCTTCCAGAGGAGATTTATGAGGAAGGTGAGCAGAAGATAGAGCCATATTATATCATCATGAGATTGCCGGATCATCCAAAGGAAGAATTCATCCTCATGTTACCGTTTACACCCGCGAATCGGGATAACATGATCGCTTGGGTGTGTGCCAAGTGCGACCTACAGGATTATGGGGAGCTTTTAGTGTACAAGTTTCCCAAGGAAAAGCTGATTTACGGACCGATGCAGATCGAGGCACGTATCAATCAGCATCCTGGAATTTCTAGACAATTGACCCTTTGGGGCCAGAGAGGGTCTCGGGTGATTCGAGGTAACTTGCTCGTCATCCCAATTGAACAATCACTCCTCTATATTGAGCCCCTTTATTTGGAGGCGGAGCAAACCGAGCTCCCCGAGCTAAAGAGGGTAATCGTCGCCTTCAGCAATCGCATTGCCATGGAGGAGAACCTCGATACGGCTTTGCGCGCTATATTCGAAGAGAAAAAAGTCCGCGAGCGGATAAAACCTCCCGAAGAGGAAGAATTGCCCATAGCCAAGCTCATCGATGCCGCTGTTGAGCACTTCAATAAGGCTCAAGAGCGACTCAAAGCTGGTGATTGGGCAGGCTTCGGTGAAGAGATCAAGAAACTGGAAAGCTACTTAAATATGCTCAAAGAACGAACGTAATATTGTCACCTCGGAGTCAAACCTATTTTAGAGTTGCATCGAATTGTCAATAGTTTATTGTGTTATGCGAATTTAAGTTTGTTAACATCACGTTTAGGCGAAATGCTCGCTTGCTGCCGGTAGATAAAAGCTGAGCTTTAAAAAGGGAAACTGAAAAAAGCCGGCTGCTCCAATATCAGAGTATTTAGGTTCAACCAAGGAATAGATAAAAGACCAGTCAATGGAATCAAAGATTTGTTTGATAGGATTCGACAAGAAAGCTTTAGAATCCTACTCAAAAGTGGGGGTGAAAGCAAAAATTTTAGTCTAAAACATTGTTTTAGAATTAAACAGCCATTTTATATTTTGGGAGGTGAAAGCATGAAAATACAAATTGCGGGACCTGGTTGCCCCAGGTGTCAACAGAGAAGAATGTAATCGACGCCTGTGCTGAACTGAACCTTGCCGCTGATATCTCACACCTTTATGATGTAAGGGAATATGCAAAGCTCGGTGTAATGATGACACCAGCAGTGATTGTGGATAGCAAGGTTGTGGTATCTGGAAGAGTTCTCACGGTGGAGGAAGTGAAGAAGCTCCTCTCCTCTATTGAGTAATGCATTCATCTTGAATTTGACCACTTCTAATAATTTCCGCTGCTCCACGCCTTGAGGGGGGACTGTCCCCAAAAGATCGCTTATCGTACCAAGATTATTCCAGCAACTATTAGAATGATTCCGACTATCTTCGGGATGGTGAGGGCTTCACCGAGCAGGGATATCCCCAATACTGCTGCAATTAAAGGATATGTTCCGCACACGGGGACGACCCTAGAGCTTTCACCGAGTTTTAGCGCGGCGAAATAAAACACTTGACCCAGAAGTCCAGCCAAGATGCCACCGATGGCTATATAAATCAAGCTTTTCAATTCAACCCTGGGTATTGTCGTTATTTCCTTTGTAAGAATGACGGAGATGATGAGGATTATGGAAATGACAACGCTTCTTACGGTAACAGCAACAAGGGGACTCATCTTCCCTATCCCTACTTTTTCAAAGATGGGAGCGCTACCCCAGCATAAGGCAGCCAAAATCGCAAACCAGAACCACTGCATTTCATTCCCTCCTAATCGAGATAATTCTTGTGATTAGACCAAACAAATTTATTGCGGTAAGCAAAGGATACTAAAATGAGAACAGAATAAAAAGAAAATTCTTCCAAATTTAGCTTAAAAATGAATGCGAGTGTTGATAAACTTAAATTGTAGAGGCGATAAATTTTTATAGGGGTGGTTTTTGTGGTCAAGGCAATCAAAATAACACCAAAAAATACAGAGTTCGTGGTCATATCCTTTGAAGGACCGGATAAATATTATTCTCAAGCAGGAGGTTTGGGGGTGAGGGTCTCCGAGCTCACTCAAGTTTTGGCTTCAAAGGGGTTTACTACCCACGTCATCTTCATCGGAGATCCGAAGAAGCCGGGTGAAGAATGCTTGCAGGAGGGGAGATTGATTCTCCATCGCTGGTCTCAGTGGATAAGTGACTATTACCCGATTGGGGTGTACCAAGGTGAAAGTGAAAAGCTGTACGACTTCAACGACACTGTGCCCACTTTTGTCATGAATGATATCGTTAAGCCCGCGGTGGAAAGAAAAAAATTGGTGGTTATAATGGGAGAGGAATGGCATACCGCCGCTGCGATGATCAACATCAGTGACATCCTTCACTATAATGGTCTCAGGGATAAAGTATTGATGCTTTGGAATGCCAACCACACTATGTCCTTTCATCGGATAGATTGGGGTAGGCTGAACTACACCACAACCATCACCACTGTGAGCAAATATATGAAGCATTGCATGTGGGGTTTAGGTGTAAATCCTATGGTGATATCCAATGGGATTCCCAAAAGAATGCTGGAGGAGCACGATCATGAACTCTATAAAGAATTTCGGACAATTTTCCCTTCCGATTTGGTGCTGTTCAAGATAGGGAGATGGGACCCCGATAAACGCTGGAATATGGCTGTGGAAGCGGTTGCTTGCTTGAAGAGGATCGGTGTTTCCACGACTTTCTTGATTAGAGGAGGTAAGGAAACCTACGAGGGAGAAGTGATGCATAATGCAAAAAAGCTGGGTTTAATGGTCAAGGAAGTTAGGGTCAAAGAGCCAGATATTAAAAATTCCCTTGATGCATTCCGCCGAGCCTTACCCGCTGATATTTTGAATCTCAAGTTTTATCTCTCTGAAGACCTTCTGAGGCTCATCTACCGTGACTCCGATGCAGTCTTGGCCAATAGTGGAAGGGAGCCCTTTGGGCTGGTGGGTTTGGAGGTAATGGCCGCCGGAGGGG
Above is a genomic segment from Actinomycetota bacterium containing:
- a CDS encoding MFS transporter, with product MSKEVEREKDFILRGITKNVFILGMVSLFTDISSEMIYPLIPIFLTAVLGAPMAIVGVIEGIAESTASILKVFSGWFSDKLGKRRSFIVSGYSCSAVAKPLLAAAFSWPVVLVARFIDRFGKGVRTSARDAMIADETNTQNRGKAFGFHRAMDTSGAVLGPLLALVLLTLLEENYRLIFLIALIPAVTAVVLLLLFVKERVKIALSPAEVPKFNLGQFDRRFKLFLLIILIFGLGNSSDVFLIMRAKNLGFSTMLVVVAYVLYNSVYALLSTPAGILSDRIGRRRVIMTGFFIFAAVYFGFAFVRTSIYVWGLFAIYGFYVAMTEGVSRAFVSDLVPTEKRGTALGIFHTTTGLVTFAASFIAGLLWTYVSVPAPFIYGGIMAALAAILFFRLLP
- a CDS encoding EamA family transporter, with product MQWFWFAILAALCWGSAPIFEKVGIGKMSPLVAVTVRSVVISIILIISVILTKEITTIPRVELKSLIYIAIGGILAGLLGQVFYFAALKLGESSRVVPVCGTYPLIAAVLGISLLGEALTIPKIVGIILIVAGIILVR
- a CDS encoding glycosyltransferase family 4 protein — encoded protein: MVKAIKITPKNTEFVVISFEGPDKYYSQAGGLGVRVSELTQVLASKGFTTHVIFIGDPKKPGEECLQEGRLILHRWSQWISDYYPIGVYQGESEKLYDFNDTVPTFVMNDIVKPAVERKKLVVIMGEEWHTAAAMINISDILHYNGLRDKVLMLWNANHTMSFHRIDWGRLNYTTTITTVSKYMKHCMWGLGVNPMVISNGIPKRMLEEHDHELYKEFRTIFPSDLVLFKIGRWDPDKRWNMAVEAVACLKRIGVSTTFLIRGGKETYEGEVMHNAKKLGLMVKEVRVKEPDIKNSLDAFRRALPADILNLKFYLSEDLLRLIYRDSDAVLANSGREPFGLVGLEVMAAGGVAITGSTGEDYVTPFQNAIVLETDDPRELVQYLLFLKEHPNEEKRIRREARITAKQYTWDEILKNLIYRLEFIAFTKNIQMGENPHGQ
- a CDS encoding UPF0182 family protein; translated protein: MRRIKWILILIILLILLSLGRIAGLYTDWLWFKELGYASVFLKILSTQILLALFSGALFFAILFINALLTRYLSPKYVTIEQELIEIYRGVYRRYFNLILLVIALFFSAIAASSTADHWDMVLRYLHQVPFKITDPIFHRGVGFYVFNLPLYRYLWGWLLCALVAAVLISIFVYWFEGAILLRRRETRLSRLVRIVPQAKAHLSVLCGLILVVIAWGYRLNIYELLYSPRGVAFGASYTDIHAQLPALRLMIIMSLFCAALFIINIYYRGWRLPATGISLLILASIVAGTIYPAIIQQYRVLPNEIAREKPYIVLNIKYTRKAYDLNKIKEREFPATETLTLDDIRKNEATIKNVRLWDWRPLRKTYGQIQEIRLYYNFRDVDIDRYHLDGEYRQVTLSARELAQDQLPAAAKTWINRHLVYTHGHGLVMNPVNTVTPEGLPELLIKDIPPKSKVNLKINRPAIYYGEIANEYVIVKTKEREFDYPKGDKNKWTTYRGRGGVPVRSLLRKLAFALRFESVKILLSDAITPRSRFMYYRQITQRVRKIAPFLTYDPDPYLVVSEDGKLYWILDAYTITDMYPYSEPFKGRNLGKGNYIRNSVKVVIDAYNGDTVFYLIDKEDPLINTYAKIFPGLFMPFEAMPFDLKKHIRYPEKLFRIQAQMYCTYHMQDPQVFYNKEDLWTLPEEIYEEGEQKIEPYYIIMRLPDHPKEEFILMLPFTPANRDNMIAWVCAKCDLQDYGELLVYKFPKEKLIYGPMQIEARINQHPGISRQLTLWGQRGSRVIRGNLLVIPIEQSLLYIEPLYLEAEQTELPELKRVIVAFSNRIAMEENLDTALRAIFEEKKVRERIKPPEEEELPIAKLIDAAVEHFNKAQERLKAGDWAGFGEEIKKLESYLNMLKERT
- a CDS encoding LysE family transporter — encoded protein: MGLLGLIVASFLAALSGAIVPGPVFAVTIAESIKRGYIAGPLIILGHFMIETIIIILLFLGLGAALESASVRVAIGYIGGVMLMLMGFYLMIVSRGVHLDIEPSPVGETQFSAYGLPIEGFLTSVSNPHFFLWWAAIGMPIMYKSIEFAGIIGFTAFLIGHISADLGWFGFVSYSIDKGKKFLSDILLKYIVVGSGIFLVILGISFIQFAYKG
- a CDS encoding lysylphosphatidylglycerol synthase transmembrane domain-containing protein gives rise to the protein MALLCLVSMWLLEGVGFGLLIHGVGKFIPFLSLVRIFLASNFVGFVTPFGSGGVPTQIYLLTKKGLSAGESTAVVSTRALLSSWFFGIIGPVVFFLLRPHLSLRSSWIDFFGPTLVALFLFTLLFLYLLWRPQKGGHLASACCNWSPLVRCFGTERMKRIQTSIAHEIEKLHQGLSLLFRSNFLMVLAVAGCIILCWLLLFAIAPLLLLGLRVKINVVQVLFYQFVLFFLIPLSPTPGGSGAAELGFAALLASLVPKHLLAVFVLLWRFLTYYLNLVVGGAILVLFLRK
- a CDS encoding thioredoxin family protein, with protein sequence MSTEKNVIDACAELNLAADISHLYDVREYAKLGVMMTPAVIVDSKVVVSGRVLTVEEVKKLLSSIE